CGCAGGACTTCGAGAAGGCCGCTTCCCTGCGCGACAAGGAGAAGCAGCTCCTCGCCGCCAAGGCCAAGCGGGAGAAGGAGTGGAAGGCCGGCGACATGGACGTCGTCGCCGAGGTCGACGGCGAGCTGATCGCCGAGGTCCTCGCGACCGCCACCGGCATCCCGGTCTTCAAGCTGACCGAGGAGGAGTCCTCCCGCCTGCTGCGCATGGAGGAGGAGCTCCACAAGCGGGTCATCGGCCAGAACGACGCCGTCAAGGCGCTGTCGAAGGCGATCCGCCGTACGCGTGCCGGTCTGAAGGACCCGAAGCGCCCCGGTGGTTCGTTCATCTTCGCCGGCCCGTCCGGTGTCGGTAAGACCGAGCTGTCCAAGGCGCTCGCCGAGTTCCTCTTCGGCGACGAGGACGCGCTGATCTCCCTCGACATGTCGGAGTTCAGCGAGAAGCACACGGTCTCGCGGCTCTTCGGTTCGCCCCCCGGCTACGTGGGCTACGAAGAGGGCGGGCAGCTGACCGAGAAGGTGCGGCGCAAGCCGTTCTCCGTCGTCCTCTTCGACGAGGTCGAGAAGGCCCACCCGGACATCTTCAACTCGCTGCTGCAGATCCTGGAGGACGGTCGCCTGACCGACTCCCAGGGCCGGGTCGTGGACTTCAAGAACACGGTCATCATCATGACGACCAACCTCGGCACCCGGGACATCTCCAAGGGCTTCAACCTGGGCTTCGCGGCCTCGGGTGACACGAAGACCAACTACGAGCGCATGAAGAACAAGGTCCAGGACGAGCTCAAGCAGCACTTCCGGCCCGAGTTCCTCAACCGCGTCGACGACGTGGTCGTCTTCCCGCAGCTCAGCCAGGACGACATCCTCCAGATCGTCGACCTGATGATCGGCAAGGTGGACGAGCGCCTGAAGGACCGGGACATGGGCATCGAGCTCTCCCAGTCCGCCAAGGAGCTGCTGTCCAAGAAGGGCTACGACCCCGTGCTGGGCGCGCGTCCGCTGCGCCGCACCATCCAGCGCGAGATCGAGGACTCGCTGTCGGAGAAGATCCTCTTCGGCGAACTCCGTCCCGGCCACATCGTGGTCGTGGACACGGAGGGCGAGGGCGAGGCCAAGACCTTCACCTTCCGCGGCGAGGAGAAGTCGGCTCTGCCCGACGTCCCGCCGATCGAGCAGGCGGCCGGCGGCACGGGTCCGAACCTGAGCAAGGACGCGTAAGCGTCACGGCCGAGCGAGCCGAGTGAGAGGGGCCGGTGCCTTCCGGGGCACCGGCCCCTCTTCCGTGCCCGGGGTCAGAGGCCGATGATCTCGGCGGTGGGGAAGACCTCGGCGTAGGAGTCGAGGGACTGCTCGGGCTTGGTGACGGTCAGCGTGCGCAGCCCCGGCAGGCGCGAGGCGAGGAAACGCAGCGACTCGGCGGGCGGTGGGTCCGTGAGGAACCGGAGCTCCTGGATGCCGGGCAGTTCCGGCACGGTCTCGTGGGCGAAGCCCTCCGGCCGCCCGTAGAGGGACAGCGCCGTGAGCGCCGGGAGGGCGGCCACCTCGGACCAGTCCTCGGCGCCCAGGGGCCGCCGGTCGGACACGCCGAGCGCCAGGGACTTCAGCGTGGGCCACCGGGACAGGCCACGCAGCCCGGTGGAGTCTGTGGCGTCCATGCCCAGGAAGAGGCTCCGCAGGGGTGCCTCGGCGGGAAGGGTGTCGGCGAGGCAGTCTCCCGGGACACCCCCGTCGATCGACAGCTGGGTGAGCTGGTGCAGGGTGCCCAGCCCGGTGAGGTCCGCACCGCGGTCGAAGACCACGAGATCGGTCAGCGGAAGTTCCGCCAGCCTGGAGAGGCCGACGGCGTCAGGGCAGCGCTGGAGCCACAGTCCGGTCAGGGACGGGAACGCCAGCAGCTCCCCCAGGTGGCCGAGGGCCGGGTTGTTCCGCAGGTCCAGGTGGCGGACCTCGGCGGGCTCGGGGACGCAGTCGAGGAGTTCCGCCGCGGTGAGCGGGCCGTCGAACCTCAGCCTCGTCCAGGGGCGCATCAGCCGGAGCGCCGCCCGCTGCTCGGCCGACTCGCAGAGCAGGGAGAGGCCGCCTCGGTCCAGGTGGTCGAGCACCTCGACCGCGTACTCGCGGGTGTCGAAGCGGCTCCAGGTGCCCACCAGCTGGCGTCGCACGTCGAGTTCCGGATGCTCGCGGAAGCGGCGCAGCACGGCGAGCGCGCCCTCGTCCTCCTCGGCTCCGAGGAGTGAGGCGGTGACGGCGACGCCGTGGGCCTCCTCGGCGGTCAGTCCCTCCGGCCCGGGCAGCAGTTCCAGGACCAGGGGGCCCGCCTCCGCGAGGGCCCGCGCCTCCTCGGTCGTGCGCGGTGGGATGAGCGCCCCGGCTCGTTCCTCCACTTCCGCCCGCACCCCGGGGTCCAGGGCCACGGCATGCTCCAGGCAGGCCAGGGCGAGGAGGGTCAGCCGCGGGGTCTCCTCGGCCAGCAGCCGGCGCAGCAGGGTCGCCCGCTCCCCGGGCCGGGCGTGCGCGACCGCCATGCGGATCACGTCCTCCCACTGGCTGTCGGCCGCGTGGTCGGCCAGCACGCCCAGATGGCCCTCCTCGACGGCGTACCGGGCGCCCAGGTAGTCCTGGAAGGTGCGGTGGACGAAGTGGACGACGCCGTCGGCCGGCTGGCGGAGCAGGCCGCTGCGGAGCATCAGGGCGCGCAGCACGTCCGCCGCGTCCCGCTGGGCCGGCACCCGCGTGATCGCCGGCAGGCAGCGCTCCACGATGCCCTCGGCCGTCTCCAGGTCCATCTCCGTACGGCCGCTCAGCACCAGCGCGTAGGCGAGGCGCTGGAGCAGCTCCAGCTGGGCCTCCTCACCCAGCTCGACCCCGTCCACCGCGCCCATGCCCCGCTCCCGGTCACGGCGCGCGAGCAGCATCCCGAGGGCGGCGTCGTACAGCTCCTTGCGGCCGGTGGGGAGGTAGCCCCGCCGCTCCCGGTGCAGGGCGCAGATCAGCCCGCACATCAGGGGGTTGGTGGCGAGGCGGGCCAGGTCGCGTTTGGTCCGCAGGGCGTCCAGGAGCTGCGTCTCGTACTCGGGCGCCTGTGCCGCCGCGTGCCAGCGGTGCACGAACGTCGTCACATCGGCGCGGCGCATCGGGGTGAGGGTCAGCTCCCGGAAGCCCTCGGCGGCCAGCCAGTCGGGGCGTACGGCTGTGGGGCGGGAGGTCAGCAGCCAGTGGTTGCCGGGGTAGGCGTGGATGAGGGCGAGCAGCCAGTCGCGGGTGCGGTGCCGGTCGGCGGCGGGGATCTCGTCCAGCCCGTCGACGAGGACCAGGCCCCGGCCGGCGGTCAGGACCCGCTCGGCCCAGCCCTCGGGCGGGGTGAGCGGGCAGCCCACCGCCGTGAGGAAGGCGCCGGGCGCGGGCAGCGCGCCGGCGCGGACCAGGGTGCGCAGGGGCAGGACGAACGGGACGCGGACCGCGTCCCGGGCGGCGGTCACCGCGAGCCACTGCACGAGGGTGGTCTTGCCGGAGCCGGCGTCGCCGCGCAGCATGACCCGGTCGTGGCTGCCGAGGGCCTCCTCCGCGGGCAGCCGGACGGCGAGGGGAGCGGCGGGGTGCTCGCCCGGCGGCGCTTCGGGGACGGCGCTCCGCTCGCCGCCCGTCGCCTCCAGGCTGAGGTAGGCGACTTCCAGGGGCCAGCGGTCGGGGGAGTCGCGCAGGTCGATGCCGTAGATGGTGATGTGGTTGTGGCGCTCGGCGACGTGCGGCAGGTAGCGGCGTTCGAAGGCGGCGTCCCGGCCGTCCGGGCGGGGCGTGCGGGTGATCAGCTCGTCGACCTTGGCGATCAGTTCCGCCTGGGCGCGGGTCTGCTCGACGAGGGTGCGGGCGACGAACGTGGAGCGGCGGGTGAAGAACTCCAGGATGTTCAGGCACGCCCAGTCGGTCGTGTGGTCGAGGAAGTGACAGGAGTCGACGGACAGGCCGTCGGGTGCGGGGGCCGCGTGGTGGAGCTTCCTGGCCAGCTCGCGGTGGCCGAGGCGGACCGCCTGGACGTCGTCCATGTCGAGGTCGCCGAGGGCGAGCAGCCTGCGGGCCAGGGTGTCGGTGACGGCGATCCGCTCGTCGGCCGGGAAGGGCGCCTCGCCCGGGGAGTCCACCGCCTGCGCCACGATCCGCTCGGCGAGCTTGTGCACGTCCGGCTCGGTCAGGGTGCGCTTCTCGCCCCGGAAGGACACGAGAGCGGACAGGCGTACGGGCTTGTCGACCAGGCCCGCTCCCGGTTCGTCCGGGCGGAAGAGCTTCTTCAGCAGCGGTCCGACCAGCGCGGACGCCAGTTTGCCGCCGAGTACCGTCGGATCCATCCGCCTCACCCCCGTGGTCGCGCGAACGGGGGTGAGACTACCCGGAGTTGTGGACGGGTCAGGAGAGCTGGCCGTCGTAGTCCGGCAGCTTGTACGTCTTCTCGGCGTGGCCGCCCGAGAGGTCGGTGGCGCTGTTGCCGATGTTCGCGATGATCGTGTAGCCCTTCTTCTCGACGTCGACGCGCTGGGCCGTCTTGTACTCGGCGACGTTCTTGAAGAGGTCGATGAAGTTGCGGACGTAGAGGCCGGAGACCTGGTAGCCGGCCTGCTTCAGGTTGTACTCGGTGAACGAGTAGATGATGTCCGGGCGGGCGGTCACGAAGAACAGGGCGACGCCGCGCTCCTGGGCGTATCTGGCGACCTCCAGGACCGGCTTGTTGGCCGGCTGCGGGTAGCTGAAGCCGAAGTCGGTCTCCAGCGCGGTGTTGTCGATGTCGAGGACGATCGCCTGCTTCTCGCCGGGCTTCGCGGCCGCTATGCGCTGCTTCAGATAGGGCAGCGCCTGGTCCATCACCGCCTGGCAGTCCTTCTGCCAGGTGGCGTAGTCGACGGCGGCGGCCGTGCTGATGGCGGTGGCCGCCGTGGAGGCCTGGGCGGTGGTCGCGGCGTCGGCCGGTGCGGCCATCGCCACGAGGGCCGCCGCCGAGACGGCGGTCACCGAGGCGCGGCGCAACCAGGGGCGTCGGGTCTGCAGTGGGGTCTGCATGTCGTGGGGGTCCTCTCACGTCCGTGACGCTGCCAACATGTCGTGTGCATGTTCGTGCGCGAGGGTGGCGCGAGGGGAACCGTAGGGTTACTGGACGGTAGGCGCCTAGAGGCGTGCGCCACATTTCCGGAATGGCCGAAGAGGGACCCCGGTGACATGGCGCACAGGCGATATGTCCGTTACTAGGCGGAATAGTGCTGAAGGGGCCGGGAGGAAAGGGATTCTCGCCCGGCGGCACCGGGTGAAGTGCAGGGCAGTGGGCTGATTCGTCCCGGATGAGCGCTGTGTCAAGAGACGTAGAACACTGAACGAAATTACTAACTTCTGTCGTAGATCACGCTTTTGGGAGTTTGTCGGACTTCGGGTTACCAAGGGATGGCCATTCGGCGAGCGACTGCGCGCCGGGTGGTTTTCTCCGTCCCCTTCCCCACGAGGTTTCGATGTCCCAGCGCGTCACGTCCCGTTCCTCCCGTACGTCCCAGCTCCGCACCCGTGCGACCGTGCTGGCCGCCGGCCTCGGTGTCTCGGTCGCACTGGGAGCCGGGGTCGCGTCCGCCGCCGACACCACGGCCGCGTCCGGTGCCGCCACCGCCGTCCAGGCGCAGGCCGCCGCCCAGGCCAAGGCCGCCGAGGCCGCGAAGGCCAAGGCCGAGAAGGCCGCGCAGGCTGCCAAGGCCGCCGCGGCGAAGAAGGCCGCCGAGAAGAAGGCCGCCGCCAAGAAGGCCGCCGCGAAGAAGGCCAAGCCGTCCTGGGTCGACCCGGTGAAGAAGTACAAGCTCTCCGCGAGCTTCGCCCAGAACGGCGGCATGTGGCAGTCCACCCACAGCGGCCAGGACTTCGCCGTCCCGAGCGGCACCCAGGTCGTCGCCGCGCACGGCGGCACGGTGGTCAAGGCCGGCGGCAACGGCGCCGGTGACGGCCCCGCGTACGGCAACGCCGTCGTGATCAAGCACGGCAACGGCACGTACTCGCAGTACGCCCACCTGTCGAAGGTGAAGGTGCGGATCGGCCAGATCGTCAAGACCGGCCAGGAGATCGCCCGGTCCGGCAACACCGGCAACTCGAGCGGCCCGCACCTGCACTTCGAGATCCGTACGACCCCGAACTACGGCTCGGCGGTCGACCCGGTGAAGTTCCTGCGCGCCAAGGGCGTGAAGGTCTGACCCGGTCCCGGACTCCCGGGGCCCGCTAGGAGCCCCTGGTTCCCCGGTGGGCCTGGGTCACCAGGTCCGTGGCGACCTCGAGGACGGCCTTGTTCCGTTCCTCGGGGTCGTCTCCCACGTCCTGGAGCAGGAACATCCCGGCGTGCAGCGTGAAGATCGCGCTGGCGCAGCGGACCTGGTCGACCAGGTCCGCGTCCGGGTCGACGATGATGTCGCGCAGGCTGTGCACGCGCGCCTTGAAGGACTCGCCGATCCGCAGGTCCCGTACCGACGCCTGGTTGTCGTGCATGAAACGGAACAGCGGTGCCGCCTGGGCGAGCGTGTCGGCGTAGCGGCGGATGATCTCCTGCTTGGTCTCCAGCGTGTGCGGCTGGCGCCGGCCCCAGTCGATCAGGTCCTCGATCGGCTGCGTGAGGTCCTCGAAGATGCTGACGAGGATCTCTTCCTTGGTCTTGAAGTGGTAGTAGAGCGCCGCCTTGGTGACGTCCAGGCGCTCGGCGATCTCGCGCAGGGACGTCTTCTCGTAGCCCTGCTCCGCGAAGAGGTCGAGGGCCACGTCCTGGATGCGCCGACGGGTGTCCCCGCGGCGCCGCTGCCTGGTGCCGTCCATGGTGCCGCCCATCCTCCTACGCCGCCCGCTTTCCATAAAACTTACTTGACGCCCGGCTAGTTCCGCGGCTAGCTTCCGAGTGTAGTCACTAGCCGGTCGGCAAGTAAGTAGCGGTAGCTGGGGAGTGGGGAAACCATGGCGGACACGACGGACACACCGGCGGTCGGCGCCGACACCGGGGGGAAACAGCCGAAGAGCGTGCGGGTCGTGCTGCTCGCGCTCATGATCGCGATGATGCTCGCGATGCTCGACAACATGATCATCGGTACGGCGATGCCGACGATCGTGGGCGAGCTGGGCGGCCTCGAACACCTCTCCTGGGTGGTCACGTCCTACACCCTGGCCACCGCCGCCTCGACCCCGCTGTGGGGCAAGCTCGGCGACATGTACGGCCGCAAGGGCACGTTCATGTCCTCCATCGTCCTGTTCCTGATCGGCTCGGCGCTCAGCGGCATGGCGCAGAACATGGGCGAGCTGATCGGTTTCCGGGCCGTGCAGGGCCTCGGCGCCGGCGGTCTGATGGTCGGCGTCATGGCGATCATCGGCGACCTGATCCCGCCCCGGGAGCGCGGCAAGTACCAGGGCATGATGGCCGGCGTCATGGCGCTCGCGATGATCGGCGGCCCGCTGGTCGGCGGCACGATCACGGACAACTGGGGCTGGCGCTGGGCGTTCTACATCAACCTGCCGCTGGGAGCGGTCGCCCTGGTCGCCGTCAGTGCCGTGCTGCACCTGCCGAAGAAGCGGGCCGAGGCCCGCATCGACTACCTGGGCGCCGCGCTGCTGACCGTCGGCATCACCGCGATCGTGCTCGTCACCACCTGGGGCGGCACGGAGTACGCCTGGAGCTCCGCGCGGATCATGGAGCTGATCGGCATCGGCGTCGCCGCGCTCGTCGGGTTCGTGTTCTGGCAGACCAGGGCCGCCGAGCCGGTGCTGCCGCTGCACATCTTCCGCAGCCGCAACTTCACGCTGATGTCGGTCATCGGCTTCATCACCGGCTTCGTGATGTTCGGCGCCACGCTGTTCCTGCCGCTGTACCAGCAGTCCGTGCAGGGCGCCTCCGCGACGAACTCGGGGCTGCTGCTCCTGCCGATGCTGGGCGCGATGCTCGTCACGTCCATGGTCGCCGGCCGGGTCACCACGAACACCGGCAGGTACAAGGTGTTCCCGGTGCTCGGCAGCGCGCTGATGATCGTCGGGCTCTACCTCCTGTCCACCATGGACACGGGCACCTCGCGGTTCACCTCCGGGGTCTTCATGGCCGTGGTGGGACTCGGCATGGGCTGCCTGATGCAGATCACCATGCTGGTCGCGCAGAACAGCGTGGAGATGAAGGACATGGGCGTGGCGTCCTCGTCCACCACGCTCTTCCGCACCCTCGGTTCCTCCTTCGGCGTCGCGATCATGGGCGCGCTGTTCAACAGCCGGGTCCAGGACGTCATGTCCGAGCGGGCCGGGGCGCTGGGCTCCAAGGTGACCGAGCAGTCGGCGCAGCTCGACGCGGCGAGCCTCGCCAAGCTGCCGGCGCTGGCCCGCGAGGCCTACCAGCACGCGGTCTCCGCCGGCACGCACTCGGCGTTCCTGCTCGGGGCCGTGGTGGCGGTGGTGTCGCTGGCGGCCGCCGTGTTCGTCAAGGAGGTGCCGCTGCGGGGAGCGGGGCCGAAGGCGGCGGACGAGGACCGCGCGGACGGCCCGGTGGCGCAGACGCCGGTGGTCGAGGCCGTCTGACCGGACCGTGCGAAGCCCCCGGGGTGCCCGCCCCGGGGGCTTCGTCCTGCCCGGCCGCACCGGACCGGGCCCCGCCGGCGGCCCCCGCTGCCGGATCGGTCGGACCCCACTGTCAGACCCCCGTGCCACCATCGATCGCATGGACAAGATGCGGCAGGTGCGGCGCGCCAAGGACGCCATGGACCGGGACTGGGCCGACCCCGAGCTCGACCTGGACACCGTCGCCGCGCACGCCGGGTACTCGCGGTACCACTTCATCCGCGCCTTCAAGGAGGCGTACGGCGAGACCCCCGGCCAGTACCTCACGCACCGCCGCATAGACCGGGCCGAGGACCTGCTGCGCACGGCGAACCTCTCGGTGACGGAGATCTGCCACCTGGTCGGCTTCAGCAGCGTGGGCACGTTCTCGGCGCGCTTCAAGGCCTGGACCGGGCTGACACCGAGCGAGTACCGGCACAAGCACGTGGGCCGCGGAGCCGCGCTGATACCCGGCTGCTACGCCATGCTCTGGGCGGGCGGCTTCCGCACCCCGCCCGGGCCCGGGCCGAGGCAGCAGCGCAATTCCGGAGAAGCGGGCTGACACCCCCGCTGCCTACGGTGGCAGGACACGCACGAACCGGCCGCGAGCAGCAGGAGCACGCCATGATCAAGGGTCTCGCCATCTCGACCGTCTGGGTCCTCGACCAGGACCGCGCCAAGGAGTTCTACACCGAGAAACTGGGCCTGGAGGTCCGTACGGACATGACCATGGGCGAGGGCGGCATGCGCTGGCTCACGGTCGGCTCGCCGAACCAGCCCGACGTGGAGCTGACGCTGATGGTGCCCGGCGGCCCCGCGATGGACCCCGAGTCCGCCGAGATGCTCCGCAAGCTGGTGACCAAGGGGGCGCTCGGCGCGGGCGTGCTGACCACCGACGACATCCACGGCGACTACAAGAAGCTCAAGGACCGCGGCGTGGAGTTCCTCCAGGAGCCGCAGGAGCGCCCGTACGGCACGGAGGCGCTGTTCCGCGACGACTCCGGCAACTGGTTCTCGTTCACCCAGCCCCGCGAGGGCGGCCTCGACATGGACCAGGACTGGACCTGCTGACCAGCGCGGTCTACGACCCCGGCAGCATCGGATAGCTCCCCGTGTTCGTCGGCGCGTGCTCCGGCAGCCACAGCACCGCCACCGCGCCCTCGGCGGGCACCTCCTCCGGCGCGCCCGGCGTGCGGACGTTGCGGAAGGTCAGCCGGGCGCCCAGCACCCGGGCCTGCCCGGCCGCGATGGTCAGGCCGAGGCCGTGACCGTGGCCGGCCCGGTCCTTGCTGCCGGTGCGGAAGCGGCTCGGCCCCTCGGCGAGCAGGTCCTCCGGGAAGCCGGGGCCGTGGTCGCGGACGCGGATGACCCGGCCCTCGACGGTGACCTCGATGGGCGGCTTGCCGTGCCGGGCCGCGTTGGCGAGGAGGTTGAACAGCACCCGCTCCAGGCGCCGCGGGTCGGTGGTCACCTCCGACTCGTGCACGATCCGCACCTCGACGTCCGGGTCCTTGGCCGCCACCCGCCGGGCGACGAACTCGCCCAGCATGATGTCCTGCAGCTCCGCCCGCTCCGAGGCCCCGTCCAGCCGGGCCACCTCCAGCACGTCCTCCACGAGCGTGCGCATGGCCTTGGCCCGGTCCAGCACCAGCTCGGTCGGTCGGCCGGGCGGCAGCAGCTCGGCGGCGGTCAGCAGCCCCGTCACCGGGGTGCGCAGCTCGTGCGCGATGTCGGCGGTGACCCGCCGCTCGGCCTCGATCCGCTGCCGCAGCGCGTCCGCCATGGCGTCCACCGCGCTCGCCAGGTCGTCGGTCTCGTCCCGGACGACCCCGCCCATGGCGTCCCGCACGCGGACGTCCGTCTCGCCGCCGGCGAGCTGGTTGGCCGCGACGGCCGCCTTGCGCAGCCGCCGTGAGAGGTGCCCGCCGATGAGCACCCCGAGCGCGCTGCCGCCGAGGACGACGGCGATGGAGCCGATCACCAGGGCCTGGTCGAGATCCTTCAGGATGTCCGAGCTGCGGTCCGTGAAGCCCGAGTGCAGGGACATCACATGCCCGTTCTTCAGCGGCACGGCGGCCCATATGTCGGGCGCGTCACCCGGCCGGTCGGCCACGTACGTCGCCCGCTGCCCCGCCTCGACCCGGTCCCGCAGCGCCGCCGGCAGGTCGGGGTCGTCGATCTTGGTGTTGGGGAAGTTGATCCGCCCGGACAGCTCGTAGTTGCGCTGGGCGATGATGATGCGCTCGTCGGCGAGGTCCCGGGCGTTGTCCAGCATCGACACCCGCGCGGCGTTGTGCACGACCAGGCTCAGCGCGACCGCCACCAGCGCCCCGACCAGCGCGATGGCCGCGCTCAGCTTCCATCTGAGGCCCGTGCGGATGCCCGCGCGCTCCAAGCCCGTGGCGACCAGGCGCCGGAAATGCCCCCTCATCACCCCTGCTCAGGCCTTCAACTTGTAGCCGAAGCCGCGGACCGTCTCGATACGGTCCTGGCCGATCTTCTGCCGCAGCCGCTGCACGTGCACGTCGACGACCCGGGTGTCCCCGCCCCAGCCGTAGTCCCACACCCGCTCCAGCAGCTTGTCGCGGGACAGGACCGTGCCCGGCGCCGAGGAGAACTCCAGCAGCAGCCGCATCTCGGTCGGCGTCAGCGCCACCGGCTGCCCGGCCCGGCGGACCTCCATGCCCTCGGTGTCGACCTCCAGCTCCCCGAAGGTCAGCACCCCACCGCTCGCCGGGGCGGCCTGTTCCTCGCCCCGGCCGCCGCCCGCGTGCCCGAACCGGCGCAGCACCGCGCGGATCCGGGCGACCAGGACGGCACCGTCGAACGGCTTGGTCACGTAGTCGTCGGCGCCCGCCTCCAGGCCCAGCACGACGTCGATGGAGTCGGCCCGCGCCGACAGCATGATCACCGGCACGGTCGACTCGTCCCGGATCCGGCGGCACAGGCTGACCCCGTCCAGGCCGGGCACCATGAC
This genomic stretch from Streptomyces sp. Go-475 harbors:
- a CDS encoding VOC family protein, whose protein sequence is MIKGLAISTVWVLDQDRAKEFYTEKLGLEVRTDMTMGEGGMRWLTVGSPNQPDVELTLMVPGGPAMDPESAEMLRKLVTKGALGAGVLTTDDIHGDYKKLKDRGVEFLQEPQERPYGTEALFRDDSGNWFSFTQPREGGLDMDQDWTC
- the cseC gene encoding two-component system sensor histidine kinase CseC, translating into MRGHFRRLVATGLERAGIRTGLRWKLSAAIALVGALVAVALSLVVHNAARVSMLDNARDLADERIIIAQRNYELSGRINFPNTKIDDPDLPAALRDRVEAGQRATYVADRPGDAPDIWAAVPLKNGHVMSLHSGFTDRSSDILKDLDQALVIGSIAVVLGGSALGVLIGGHLSRRLRKAAVAANQLAGGETDVRVRDAMGGVVRDETDDLASAVDAMADALRQRIEAERRVTADIAHELRTPVTGLLTAAELLPPGRPTELVLDRAKAMRTLVEDVLEVARLDGASERAELQDIMLGEFVARRVAAKDPDVEVRIVHESEVTTDPRRLERVLFNLLANAARHGKPPIEVTVEGRVIRVRDHGPGFPEDLLAEGPSRFRTGSKDRAGHGHGLGLTIAAGQARVLGARLTFRNVRTPGAPEEVPAEGAVAVLWLPEHAPTNTGSYPMLPGS
- a CDS encoding HAD family acid phosphatase, coding for MQTPLQTRRPWLRRASVTAVSAAALVAMAAPADAATTAQASTAATAISTAAAVDYATWQKDCQAVMDQALPYLKQRIAAAKPGEKQAIVLDIDNTALETDFGFSYPQPANKPVLEVARYAQERGVALFFVTARPDIIYSFTEYNLKQAGYQVSGLYVRNFIDLFKNVAEYKTAQRVDVEKKGYTIIANIGNSATDLSGGHAEKTYKLPDYDGQLS
- a CDS encoding MDR family MFS transporter; the protein is MADTTDTPAVGADTGGKQPKSVRVVLLALMIAMMLAMLDNMIIGTAMPTIVGELGGLEHLSWVVTSYTLATAASTPLWGKLGDMYGRKGTFMSSIVLFLIGSALSGMAQNMGELIGFRAVQGLGAGGLMVGVMAIIGDLIPPRERGKYQGMMAGVMALAMIGGPLVGGTITDNWGWRWAFYINLPLGAVALVAVSAVLHLPKKRAEARIDYLGAALLTVGITAIVLVTTWGGTEYAWSSARIMELIGIGVAALVGFVFWQTRAAEPVLPLHIFRSRNFTLMSVIGFITGFVMFGATLFLPLYQQSVQGASATNSGLLLLPMLGAMLVTSMVAGRVTTNTGRYKVFPVLGSALMIVGLYLLSTMDTGTSRFTSGVFMAVVGLGMGCLMQITMLVAQNSVEMKDMGVASSSTTLFRTLGSSFGVAIMGALFNSRVQDVMSERAGALGSKVTEQSAQLDAASLAKLPALAREAYQHAVSAGTHSAFLLGAVVAVVSLAAAVFVKEVPLRGAGPKAADEDRADGPVAQTPVVEAV
- a CDS encoding NACHT domain-containing protein, translating into MDPTVLGGKLASALVGPLLKKLFRPDEPGAGLVDKPVRLSALVSFRGEKRTLTEPDVHKLAERIVAQAVDSPGEAPFPADERIAVTDTLARRLLALGDLDMDDVQAVRLGHRELARKLHHAAPAPDGLSVDSCHFLDHTTDWACLNILEFFTRRSTFVARTLVEQTRAQAELIAKVDELITRTPRPDGRDAAFERRYLPHVAERHNHITIYGIDLRDSPDRWPLEVAYLSLEATGGERSAVPEAPPGEHPAAPLAVRLPAEEALGSHDRVMLRGDAGSGKTTLVQWLAVTAARDAVRVPFVLPLRTLVRAGALPAPGAFLTAVGCPLTPPEGWAERVLTAGRGLVLVDGLDEIPAADRHRTRDWLLALIHAYPGNHWLLTSRPTAVRPDWLAAEGFRELTLTPMRRADVTTFVHRWHAAAQAPEYETQLLDALRTKRDLARLATNPLMCGLICALHRERRGYLPTGRKELYDAALGMLLARRDRERGMGAVDGVELGEEAQLELLQRLAYALVLSGRTEMDLETAEGIVERCLPAITRVPAQRDAADVLRALMLRSGLLRQPADGVVHFVHRTFQDYLGARYAVEEGHLGVLADHAADSQWEDVIRMAVAHARPGERATLLRRLLAEETPRLTLLALACLEHAVALDPGVRAEVEERAGALIPPRTTEEARALAEAGPLVLELLPGPEGLTAEEAHGVAVTASLLGAEEDEGALAVLRRFREHPELDVRRQLVGTWSRFDTREYAVEVLDHLDRGGLSLLCESAEQRAALRLMRPWTRLRFDGPLTAAELLDCVPEPAEVRHLDLRNNPALGHLGELLAFPSLTGLWLQRCPDAVGLSRLAELPLTDLVVFDRGADLTGLGTLHQLTQLSIDGGVPGDCLADTLPAEAPLRSLFLGMDATDSTGLRGLSRWPTLKSLALGVSDRRPLGAEDWSEVAALPALTALSLYGRPEGFAHETVPELPGIQELRFLTDPPPAESLRFLASRLPGLRTLTVTKPEQSLDSYAEVFPTAEIIGL
- a CDS encoding TetR/AcrR family transcriptional regulator, whose protein sequence is MGGTMDGTRQRRRGDTRRRIQDVALDLFAEQGYEKTSLREIAERLDVTKAALYYHFKTKEEILVSIFEDLTQPIEDLIDWGRRQPHTLETKQEIIRRYADTLAQAAPLFRFMHDNQASVRDLRIGESFKARVHSLRDIIVDPDADLVDQVRCASAIFTLHAGMFLLQDVGDDPEERNKAVLEVATDLVTQAHRGTRGS
- a CDS encoding M23 family metallopeptidase, producing MSQRVTSRSSRTSQLRTRATVLAAGLGVSVALGAGVASAADTTAASGAATAVQAQAAAQAKAAEAAKAKAEKAAQAAKAAAAKKAAEKKAAAKKAAAKKAKPSWVDPVKKYKLSASFAQNGGMWQSTHSGQDFAVPSGTQVVAAHGGTVVKAGGNGAGDGPAYGNAVVIKHGNGTYSQYAHLSKVKVRIGQIVKTGQEIARSGNTGNSSGPHLHFEIRTTPNYGSAVDPVKFLRAKGVKV
- the cseB gene encoding two-component system response regulator CseB produces the protein MADQTHVLFVEDDDVIREATQLALERDGFAVTAMPDGLSGLEAFRRDRPDIALLDVMVPGLDGVSLCRRIRDESTVPVIMLSARADSIDVVLGLEAGADDYVTKPFDGAVLVARIRAVLRRFGHAGGGRGEEQAAPASGGVLTFGELEVDTEGMEVRRAGQPVALTPTEMRLLLEFSSAPGTVLSRDKLLERVWDYGWGGDTRVVDVHVQRLRQKIGQDRIETVRGFGYKLKA
- a CDS encoding helix-turn-helix transcriptional regulator gives rise to the protein MRQVRRAKDAMDRDWADPELDLDTVAAHAGYSRYHFIRAFKEAYGETPGQYLTHRRIDRAEDLLRTANLSVTEICHLVGFSSVGTFSARFKAWTGLTPSEYRHKHVGRGAALIPGCYAMLWAGGFRTPPGPGPRQQRNSGEAG